The genomic segment GGTTTGGACGAATCCCTTTACACCCTTACCTCTGCCCCTGATTGGACAAGTGTGGATGCAACATATTGACATTAAGCAATGTAGCTTCATTCGAACCCGCACTTGTATACTTAAACGTAGATTTATATGTGAAAATCTGCTTAAACTTTCAATAAAGAGTAGATTTGaacttataattttaaatttatgaatccaccattaagaACTTTACATGTAGAACGTCCATCAAATTTGAATTTCGATCTGCCTCTAATATTGGATACAGTAGATGAGAGATCAATCAACTGTTTATAATGCATGGTGGGACTGCCATGGTCAATTTGTCATTATAAGGACGATTATTCCCTTTTatgttttgtgtgtgtgttcgtCGTTTCCTTTGGAATTTATTACCTCttatttattgttttcttggaattttccTCATTGTTTCCACAGTTGGACACGTGCATGGTTTTTTCATTGATCAACTCTTAAGGATACAAAATCAAGTCTTGAGTAATTTattgtttctctttttctcatgttttcaaaCTTCTAACTTATTTACTTGTTGAGTATATATAGGAAGAGTCAATGCTGTGTCGTTTAGTCTTTGATCACTTCAGTTTGGAGTTACCCATCTGATTTACTTAATTAACCAGTCAAATAATCTAACGGAATAATTAATTTACTGTTTTAAGTAAATgacgaaatgatttaagacttTTATATCCTTAGCTTGCAATCTTTCTAGGAAAAGCTTCCCACTTTCTTTTTAATAGCGAATTAAAAAAGCTTTTAAAGCTAATAAAAAAGGTGCTAGTACCATTTAACCTTTAAAGGTTTTTATTGacatcaaaagaaaggaaaatatatgAGTCATGAacactttaattaattaatgacaAAATCCAACTACCACTTAAGACGTGGTATTTTTTCTATTAATTAAATAGATATCCCTTCATGAATATATGCACTTTTAGGTAACAAGCTTATATAATTATTAGTTCCACCTCTTTAatttcttcttccactaatTATAATTGCCTAAACGAGTACCTTTCCAATGATACAAGAATTAAATCGTTCCTTAGTAAATAAATTATACTGTATATACAGGATTATTTGACTGGTTAAAAATTAAGACTATTTGACTGATAGTAAGAAAATAGAGCTAGAAGTCAAAAATTAACAAACTGGGAGGGCACATATCCATGTTAAACCGAGAAGGAACTCAGGATATAGTTGAAATTTTTGTTTTACACTCTGAAGAATCTTAAAAGTCATATCTTTCCAGCATCCATGTGTCCAAAAGAAAAGTTCAAAAGGTGAGAAAACCACTTTGTAACCTATATTTCAAACTTACTATTCTTATAAATAAAGACCATAATATATATTTCCCTCTAAAGCCAAATAAAATGACAAACAAAAGCAAAGGAACTCAAACTTTTACCTCAAAATTTAACCATCCTACAAGGAAAGCCAACATCCTACGTTTGTACACTGTCAAACCGAAGACACACACCCTAATACAGTTTAAGTTGTATACACCGATGgtgtaaaaaaaatttacataatcaaatcaCCTTTATCTGAGCAGGTAACACTATACTATTCTTGTTTTCAAGATTATAAGTTGACATTTTAAGAacccttattatatatatatatatatatatatatatatatatatatatatatatatatatatatatatatatattagatgacctaataatataaaaatctcTTATTTACACCGATGacaatgtatataacttaaattcatcCTAAGATATATATCTAACATAAGGAGTAGTTTAATCATATATACTCTAGTTAACTTATGGTTGGAAGAGATTATAGTATAGTATGAATTATTACTAAGAtatcaaaagaacaaaaagcAAAACAATTATGGGATAATCATTCCAATGGAAAGGTATGGAGTCTTCACTTTCTCTAGTCCTCATCATGTGTGTCATCATGCACCTTCTTTTGTGTTTTTGGCCAACCCTCCCCCTCACCCCTTTTCGACAtaacaaaatttatttattttaaaaagaatagtAGAGATTAAGAccccaaaaagaaaattttaacttttcaccGCCTCCCATAAAAATATTAACATAGTACTATTCAATTCCGACCAGAAGCAGTTAAAAGACTGCAGTATATGAGAATGTGTGCGTGAGCcaactagagagagaaagatagAGAGAGATCTGATATTTTCTCGTGTTATTTAGAGCTCAACATTACTCAATTAAGTGTTCATTATATTTCTCCTTTTGAGCTCTTCTCTTAATTCTACCAAGAAATAGAGAGATCTAAATAATCAATCTTTCAAACTTCAGATTTAAGTCTCAATCCTTCGAACTTCAGCTATCTTTCTTCCTAAGGTTGGCATCATTTAACCAAAAGGTATTTTTTTCCTGTAGTTCAaactttttttcctcttttgctCAAAGATCAAGTTAGCAAGCTTACCCTTTTAGGAACTTATCTTTGTAGATTTAAAAAAGATGACAGAAGAAGTGATCTCAAGTGGATTTACTCACAACTCAATTGAAGGATCCAATCCTCCCCctctcaagaaaaaaagaaatcttCCAGGAAATCCAGGCAAGCTATAGTATATATTTTCATCTCAATGTATTCACACTGTCGTCTATGACCCTTTTTGTTCAAGCGTCTGTCTGTAGCATGGGCGGAGCTGGGGGCCAAGGGGTTCATCAGAATCTTCTACATCTGattccttttttatattttgaatctctTTACTGAAAATTTTGGCTTTGCCGTTGGACTTTTGTAGCTTTACAAGCTATATCATCATGTATATTCATAAATAGTCgcgttttttctttttctttaattcacTTAACTTAAGAAAGTATACTAAAATATTATGCTATGATCATGACAGATCCTGAAGCAGAAGTGATTGCCTTGTCACCAAAGACACTGATGGCCACAAACAGATTCTTGTGTGAAATTTGTGGAAAAGGTTTTCAAAGGGATCAAAATCTTCAACTTCATAGAAGAGGACATAACCTTCCATGGAAGCTAAAGCAAAGGACTTCAAAAGAAGTGAGGAAGAGAGTTTATGTGTGCCCAGAAAAGACATGCGTTCACCATCACGCTTCAAGGGCTTTAGGAGATCTCACTGGGATAAAAAAACACTATTGTAGAAAACATGGGGAGAAGAAGTGGAAATGTGAGAAATGTTCTAAGAGATATGCTGTGCAATCGGATTGGAAAGCTCACTCTAAGACTTGTGGCACTAGGGAATATAGATGTGATTGTGGCACCATTTTCTCAAGGTAAATTAATTACAAGTAGTTGATTAATTGTCCTTATGCTTCTTATAAGCTTTTGGCTGGTGTACAGTTatttgagtttaagttatatacatcgATGTAGTCATataatttgttttgttttcaagATTATGAATTCCATTTTTTGTGGAGGCTTTCCTATAAATATACTTTAAGTGATCGTATAGTATAACTTCTTTTTTCACTCACGGTGCATATAagttaaagtttaattatttatgaagaagggttcatgaaagtccaaaagaagaaattttaaAGAGCTAGCTAGGCCAATTAAGAATAAGATTACCTTGTGCTTAAATTTGTGATTGTGATGTGTTTGTCTGTTTTACATGAACTGGAAAACAGTTGAaataatccttttcttttcctttgttccTCACTCTCCCTTTTTTAGTGGTCAGTTAAAGAAGACAAAATAGTTGCTTGCAGCTCCTTATCTTCTAAGTTTAATATCTTTCTTCACCTTGGTACTACTAGGATAGGATCCTATAGAGTAGTGcacccttctttttttttttcacattcataaaaaagtctttattttgttttttcttgttcGTTTTATTTGCCCTAATGAGTTATTATGAATTTTTTGTTTCTAGCTTCGATATTCTAAGGTTAAagtttttcttccttttgataCTAGGGTCCCAAGTTAAAGAGGAGTCTTCCCTTTTTTGGGTTTTCGCccctttcaagaaaaaaatgggaCCATTTCTCAATTTATGCATGTTATCGTTGCGCGCAGGAGTCACGTTGATCTTCTCTGTATCGTTATAATTTTATCGAAAATCGATCCTCACATTGATATAAaatctttattatcttttggaTTGAGCAGGCGAGATAGCTTTGTGACTCATAGGGCGTTCTGTGATGCATTGGCTGAGGAGACGGCTAGAGTTACTGCAGCATCTAATATGCACAACCCATTGGCTGCCGGAAACAACATCAATTACCATTTCATCGGCGCGCCCTTAGGGCCAAACATGGCTCAacatttctcttctcttttcaaGCCGgtttcaaccaacaacaacgaaAACTCGGACCCAATGAGAAGAGATCAACTATCACTTTGGAATATGGGTGTAGCTCAAGAGCAAGAACAAATCggtatcaatatcaataatctcCGCGAAATCCATCAGATCGGTCCCCTTCATCACACTTCACCAGCTCCAGCACCAGCACCAACTATTTATGACACAAATGCACTTCTTGCATCGCGTTATAATAACCATGTGAACTGGGATCAGTTGGTTGGGAGCAAAATTTCTTCACTTAACAATGCTGAAAAACTATCAAACTCCTCATCTGCCAACATAAATGTCCCATCATTGTTCAGTAACCAACACCAAATTGCACCTTCTTCGACTGCAAGTATGTCAGCAACAGCTTTGCTCCAAAAAGCTGCTCAAATAGGagcaacaaccacaacaactgTAACTGATCCCTCACTATTCATCCCGAACTTCGGGATGAATAATTgcaacaacaagaacaataaccaaCTTCAAGAAGGAGATAATAACAAGttttgtggattttatgttagTACTACAAAT from the Lycium ferocissimum isolate CSIRO_LF1 chromosome 11, AGI_CSIRO_Lferr_CH_V1, whole genome shotgun sequence genome contains:
- the LOC132036884 gene encoding zinc finger protein MAGPIE-like, with translation MTEEVISSGFTHNSIEGSNPPPLKKKRNLPGNPDPEAEVIALSPKTLMATNRFLCEICGKGFQRDQNLQLHRRGHNLPWKLKQRTSKEVRKRVYVCPEKTCVHHHASRALGDLTGIKKHYCRKHGEKKWKCEKCSKRYAVQSDWKAHSKTCGTREYRCDCGTIFSRRDSFVTHRAFCDALAEETARVTAASNMHNPLAAGNNINYHFIGAPLGPNMAQHFSSLFKPVSTNNNENSDPMRRDQLSLWNMGVAQEQEQIGININNLREIHQIGPLHHTSPAPAPAPTIYDTNALLASRYNNHVNWDQLVGSKISSLNNAEKLSNSSSANINVPSLFSNQHQIAPSSTASMSATALLQKAAQIGATTTTTVTDPSLFIPNFGMNNCNNKNNNQLQEGDNNKFCGFYVSTTNNSISTSLGSDVDQSSSVNDFSATMNQMQMYPPSKRRHIQIEDSVKGGGQTRDFLGVGVQSICHPSSINGWI